The proteins below come from a single Stomoxys calcitrans chromosome 1, idStoCalc2.1, whole genome shotgun sequence genomic window:
- the LOC106095224 gene encoding POU domain protein CF1A, whose protein sequence is MAATSYMTPSSGDLDMALGGGYHTSSPRSAADAGEMKYMQHHHHHHSAAAAAAAHHQLPSSPSPSTIGAGGPGGAGGPGVSSGSLSSVTPTGGLSSNPWTALHPSDPWALQSHHSHHHPADVKQEMSHLSQQHRVQQGMASPHAWHAPVHAAAHYAPTGGSPLQYHHAMNGMLHPAHPHHQGVAPLHHALRGESPSLPIHPHHMHGDRDVSGGEEDTPTSDDLEAFAKQFKQRRIKLGFTQADVGLALGTLYGNVFSQTTICRFEALQLSFKNMCKLKPLLQKWLEEADSTTGSPTSIDKIAAQGRKRKKRTSIEVSVKGALEQHFHKQPKPSAQEITALADSLQLEKEVVRVWFCNRRQKEKRMTPPNTMGGDMMDGMPPGHMHGHGGYHPHHDMHGSPMGTHSHSHSPPMLSPQNMQTPTGHQLAAH, encoded by the coding sequence ATGGCCGCCACCTCGTACATGACGCCCTCCTCCGGGGATCTGGATATGGCCTTGGGTGGTGGCTATCACACCTCTTCGCCGCGTTCGGCCGCCGATGCCGGTGAAATGAAGTACATGCagcaccatcatcatcaccacaGTGCTGCGGCGGCAGCGGCGGCCCATCATCAGTTGCCCTCATCGCCCAGTCCCAGCACCATAGGTGCCGGAGGTCCCGGTGGGGCAGGGGGACCCGGTGTATCCTCCGGCAGTCTGAGTTCGGTGACACCCACAGGaggcctgagttcgaatccctGGACCGCTTTACATCCCTCAGATCCCTGGGCCTTGCAGTCGCATCACTCACATCACCATCCCGCCGATGTCAAACAGGAAATGTCCCATTTGTCGCAGCAACATCGCGTCCAACAGGGCATGGCCTCACCGCATGCCTGGCATGCGCCCGTACATGCTGCCGCTCACTATGCCCCCACGGGAGGCTCGCCACTACAATATCACCATGCCATGAACGGTATGCTGCATCCTGCCCATCCGCATCACCAGGGAGTTGCTCCCTTACATCATGCCTTAAGGGGAGAGTCTCCCTCGCTGCCCATACACCCCCACCACATGCATGGCGATCGCGATGTCAGTGGCGGCGAAGAAGATACGCCCACCTCAGACGATCTGGAGGCATTCGCCAAACAATTCAAACAGCGTCGCATTAAATTGGGTTTCACCCAGGCCGATGTGGGCCTGGCCCTGGGCACCCTCTATGGCAATGTCTTCTCGCAGACCACCATATGCCGTTTCGAGGCTTTACAGCTGAGCTTTAAGAACATGTGCAAACTGAAACCCTTGCTACAGAAATGGTTGGAAGAGGCCGATTCGACCACCGGCTCACCGACCAGCATTGACAAAATCGCCGCGCAGGGCCGCAAGCGAAAGAAGCGCACCAGCATTGAGGTCAGTGTGAAGGGAGCCCTCGAACAACATTTCCACAAACAGCCAAAGCCCTCCGCTCAGGAAATCACAGCGCTAGCCGACAGTCTACAGCTCGAAAAGGAGGTGGTGCGGGTGTGGTTCTGCAATCGGCGGCAAAAGGAGAAGCGTATGACACCGCCCAACACCATGGGTGGCGACATGATGGATGGCATGCCACCGGGGCACATGCATGGCCATGGAGGCTATCATCCGCATCACGATATGCACGGCAGCCCGATGGGCACCCACAGTCACAGCCATAGTCCGCCCATGTTGAGTCCACAGAACATGCAGACACCGACGGGCCATCAGCTTGCGGCTCACTAG
- the LOC131998554 gene encoding transcription factor Sox-1-like has translation MTTNVMSPQSPLGSTNAANNNNNNNNNDNDHLSQVKQQQQQQQQQASSIAAAAAAAMYIDPMRYHNAAAAAHHHHHQHPHLNPAHHPHLFHTSDQALQHSSSAAAAAAHHQHLQQPQASPGAGSTSGGVLQASSSAASPSFRLVGVGGQWCSWHASPELESALAAPSSAPATASPSSAATATIARTPSLRVEFAIWGSRRPGRSGKALQFVRWIRRIAYISCCCGSSFSRLVWL, from the coding sequence ATGACAACGAATGTGATGTCACCTCAGAGCCCGCTAGGATCAACAAATgctgccaacaacaacaacaataacaacaacaacgacaatgaTCACTTGTCCCAAGtcaaacagcagcagcaacaacaacagcaacaagccTCCTCCATAGCGGCCGCTGCAGCAGCCGCCATGTACATCGATCCCATGCGCTATCATAATGCCGCCGCTGCTgcccaccatcatcatcatcagcatccaCACCTGAATCCCGCCCATCATCCACATCTGTTTCACACCAGCGATCAGGCGCTGCAGCACTCCTCGTCAGCGGCTGCAGCGGCCGCCCATCATCAGCATCTGCAACAACCGCAAGCCTCACCGGGAGCCGGCAGCACAAGCGGCGGCGTCTTGCAAGCCTCCTCCTCGGCAGCCTCGCCCTCCTTCCGTCTCGTCGGCGTTGGGGGTCAGTGGTGCAGCTGGCATGCATCACCTGAACTTGAATCCGCACTCGCTGCACCATCAtcagcaccagcaacagcatcaccatcatcagcagcaacagcaacaattgCACGCACGCCGTCTCTTCGAGTGGAGTTTGCAATTTGGGGCAGCCGCCGCCCCGGGCGCAGCGGTAAGGCACTTCAATTCGTTCGGTGGATCCGGAGAATAGCATACATCAGCTGCTGCTGCGGCAGCAGCTTCAGCCGCTTGGTTTGGCTATGA